In Mesorhizobium sp., one DNA window encodes the following:
- a CDS encoding FAD-dependent oxidoreductase — MSGDEFDLIVVGAGAAGMTAAATAAAKGLSVLIVEKTDFIGGNTSFSGGMVYIPDNAKMAEAGRPDDPEEALRYLERAVPTDDGSDMRALFVRKGREAIAFLEARTSVKLKPVLFYPDYYPDLEGARDGLRVLEPVAFDADALGPWFARLRPPIAEFTILGGMMVAREDLPHFRNFRRSPRSFLRVARLVTEHGLQRLRHPRGSRLVLGNALAAQLLKSVVDQGVSILTGCAVLEIIVEHGRAIGLRMADTKGDRVATARRGVMLATGGFSHGADKRRAWLPEAASDESPFAPGSTGDGLDLGVAAGGTVATDNTNNAYWSPASVYLRRDGRKVVYPHTVTDRGKPGSLVVNRAGRRFTSEAVSYHRFGEALLKRGNLPAWIVCDSTFIWKYGLGAIIPFVRNLKPYQNAGYLTSANTLPELAARLGIDAEGLAATMARFNADAAVGRDTEFARGEDIYSRYLGDAENKPNPCLAPLLKPPFHAVELVLSDLGTAAGLRTDQHCRVLDRAGEPIAGLYAIGNDMQSIWRGNYPGPGITLGPALTFGYLAACHVAGNQG; from the coding sequence ATGAGCGGCGACGAATTTGATCTGATCGTCGTCGGTGCGGGCGCCGCCGGTATGACGGCGGCTGCCACTGCCGCAGCAAAAGGCCTCAGCGTACTGATCGTCGAGAAAACCGACTTCATCGGCGGCAACACGAGCTTTTCGGGTGGCATGGTCTACATCCCCGACAATGCCAAGATGGCGGAGGCGGGCAGGCCGGACGACCCCGAAGAAGCGCTCCGCTATCTCGAGCGTGCCGTTCCGACCGACGACGGAAGCGACATGCGCGCCTTATTCGTGCGCAAAGGTCGCGAAGCGATCGCCTTTCTCGAGGCGCGTACCTCAGTCAAGCTCAAGCCGGTATTGTTCTATCCCGACTACTACCCGGACCTCGAAGGCGCTCGTGACGGGCTGCGTGTCCTTGAGCCGGTGGCGTTCGACGCGGACGCCCTCGGACCATGGTTTGCCCGCCTGCGCCCGCCTATCGCCGAGTTCACCATCCTCGGCGGCATGATGGTTGCGCGCGAGGACCTGCCGCATTTCCGCAACTTTCGGCGTTCGCCGCGCTCGTTCCTGCGAGTGGCGCGGCTGGTCACGGAACATGGCCTGCAGCGGCTGCGCCATCCCCGGGGTTCGCGGCTCGTGCTTGGCAATGCGTTGGCGGCCCAGTTGTTGAAGTCGGTGGTCGACCAGGGAGTGTCGATCTTGACCGGCTGCGCGGTGCTAGAAATCATCGTCGAACACGGCCGCGCGATCGGCCTGCGCATGGCCGACACAAAGGGCGACCGCGTTGCTACGGCGCGGCGTGGTGTGATGCTTGCCACCGGCGGCTTCTCGCACGGGGCCGACAAGCGGCGAGCTTGGTTGCCGGAAGCCGCAAGCGACGAAAGCCCGTTCGCGCCCGGCAGCACCGGCGATGGTCTCGACCTCGGTGTGGCGGCAGGTGGCACCGTTGCCACCGACAACACCAACAACGCCTATTGGAGCCCGGCCTCGGTCTATCTGCGCAGGGATGGGCGCAAGGTCGTTTACCCGCATACCGTTACGGACCGGGGCAAACCCGGCTCCCTGGTGGTCAACCGCGCAGGCCGCCGCTTCACAAGCGAAGCAGTGTCGTACCATCGTTTCGGCGAGGCACTGCTGAAGCGCGGCAACCTGCCGGCATGGATCGTTTGCGACAGCACCTTCATCTGGAAGTACGGGCTGGGCGCGATCATCCCGTTCGTCCGGAATCTGAAGCCCTATCAGAACGCCGGCTATCTTACCTCCGCCAATACCCTCCCGGAGCTCGCGGCCAGGCTGGGTATCGACGCAGAAGGCTTGGCGGCCACCATGGCACGCTTCAATGCGGATGCCGCCGTTGGTCGCGACACGGAGTTCGCACGCGGCGAAGACATCTATTCGCGCTATCTCGGCGATGCTGAGAACAAACCCAATCCCTGCCTTGCGCCGCTTCTGAAGCCGCCCTTCCACGCCGTCGAGCTGGTGCTCAGCGATCTCGGCACGGCGGCCGGATTGCGGACCGATCAGCACTGCCGCGTCCTCGACCGGGCCGGCGAGCCGATCGCCGGACTTTACGCCATCGGCAACGACATGCAGTCGATCTGGCGAGGCAATTATCCCGGTCCGGGCATCACGCTTGGACCTGCGTTGACCTTCGGCTACCTCGCGGCATGCCATGTCGCCGGCAACCAGGGATGA
- a CDS encoding NAD(P)-dependent oxidoreductase codes for MGKLLITGAMGHVGYELARQAVARDIPVVGQYMTTFRKQDAEALGPGIIWSQCDLADPFGLTMLAAEHDIEGCIHTAAVPNDVLALPAPLKAFQSNVTATGLMLETARRLKWRRFVFVSTGSVFQTLPDSVTPVAEEAVPTPKSLYAVTKRASELMVGVYARTYGLSAATARISWIYGPPLVPPVFDAPRGPIPEFLRRVLRGEAIDEPSGGDFAASFTYVPDCVAGLLALWGAERLAYDTYHVGSGRNYTTFEVAEAVRKAVPGARIDIGPGTAPWTDTTVMRGPLACSRMAEEFGYRPGHDLEAGVAAFADWMRANLARWNGIARA; via the coding sequence ATGGGTAAGCTTCTCATTACCGGGGCGATGGGCCATGTCGGCTATGAGCTCGCGCGGCAAGCGGTCGCGCGCGACATTCCCGTCGTCGGCCAGTATATGACCACTTTCCGAAAGCAGGATGCAGAGGCGCTCGGCCCCGGCATCATCTGGTCGCAATGCGATCTGGCGGACCCTTTCGGGTTGACGATGCTGGCGGCCGAACACGACATCGAGGGCTGCATTCACACCGCGGCCGTGCCGAACGACGTGCTGGCTCTGCCGGCCCCGCTGAAGGCATTCCAGAGCAATGTGACGGCCACCGGCCTGATGCTGGAGACGGCACGGCGGCTTAAGTGGCGACGCTTTGTCTTCGTCTCGACGGGATCGGTTTTCCAGACGCTGCCTGACTCTGTGACGCCCGTCGCAGAGGAGGCAGTACCGACGCCGAAGTCGCTCTACGCCGTGACCAAGCGGGCTTCGGAACTGATGGTAGGAGTCTACGCACGCACCTACGGCCTCTCCGCCGCGACCGCACGGATTTCGTGGATCTACGGTCCGCCGCTGGTGCCGCCTGTCTTCGACGCTCCGCGCGGGCCGATCCCGGAGTTTCTGCGGCGTGTCCTGCGGGGAGAGGCGATAGATGAGCCCTCCGGCGGCGATTTCGCTGCCAGTTTCACTTACGTTCCCGACTGTGTTGCAGGTCTGCTGGCGCTCTGGGGCGCGGAGCGGCTGGCATATGACACTTATCATGTGGGGTCGGGTCGCAACTACACCACGTTCGAAGTCGCGGAGGCTGTGCGCAAAGCCGTGCCAGGTGCGCGGATAGACATCGGTCCGGGAACTGCGCCGTGGACCGATACGACCGTCATGCGCGGACCGCTGGCCTGTTCGCGCATGGCGGAGGAATTCGGCTACCGTCCAGGCCACGATCTCGAGGCCGGCGTGGCCGCCTTCGCCGACTGGATGCGCGCAAATCTTGCCCGCTGGAATGGCATCGCCAGAGCATGA
- a CDS encoding NAD(P)-dependent oxidoreductase codes for MNPILVTGAGGFVGRAIVEALLRRGDVVIAFEAGDCTWLEARAESEPGLAVVHGDICDAGLVDGLFDRQRPHAVIHCAAVVGVLASLKSPRELFRVNIEGSINLFEAMARAGTQRMIHISSEEIYGAFEADRIDENHPLRPLHGYGISKAAVEHLGRSYRATHGLDCINVRTSWVYGPHFPRDRVPINMIRAVARREPLYVPGGAADRIDHTYLDDVVAGVLGALDCPRHFHDAYHVSSASSPSLAEIASILAELDPTAPPITVGSGPYRHAGTVAMPRKGALDCTRAAEAFGYRPKFDIRAGLAATLLAERRAIQQPESING; via the coding sequence ATGAATCCCATATTGGTGACTGGCGCTGGTGGCTTCGTGGGTCGCGCCATCGTCGAAGCCCTGCTACGACGCGGCGATGTCGTCATCGCCTTCGAGGCTGGTGACTGCACCTGGCTGGAAGCCCGTGCCGAGAGCGAGCCGGGCCTGGCAGTGGTCCATGGCGACATTTGCGACGCCGGGCTTGTCGACGGTCTTTTCGATCGGCAACGCCCGCATGCGGTGATCCACTGCGCCGCCGTCGTCGGTGTGCTCGCCTCGCTGAAGTCTCCCCGCGAACTGTTCCGCGTCAACATCGAAGGCTCGATCAATCTCTTCGAGGCCATGGCGCGCGCCGGCACACAGCGCATGATCCACATAAGCTCCGAGGAGATCTACGGGGCGTTCGAAGCCGACCGCATCGATGAGAACCATCCACTGCGACCGTTGCATGGCTACGGTATCAGTAAGGCGGCAGTCGAGCACCTTGGCCGAAGCTACCGCGCCACGCATGGGTTGGACTGCATCAATGTGCGCACATCGTGGGTCTACGGTCCCCACTTTCCGCGCGACCGCGTTCCGATCAACATGATCCGGGCCGTCGCCCGCCGTGAGCCGCTGTATGTACCTGGCGGCGCTGCCGACCGCATCGATCATACCTATCTCGACGATGTCGTCGCAGGCGTACTCGGTGCTCTCGACTGCCCTCGTCACTTTCACGATGCCTACCACGTTTCCAGCGCATCCAGCCCGTCGCTGGCCGAGATCGCCTCAATCCTTGCCGAGCTCGATCCCACGGCGCCTCCGATAACCGTCGGCAGCGGTCCATATCGCCACGCCGGCACGGTGGCGATGCCACGCAAGGGCGCGCTGGACTGCACCCGCGCGGCTGAGGCGTTCGGCTACCGGCCGAAATTCGATATCCGGGCCGGTCTCGCGGCCACGCTGCTGGCCGAACGACGCGCAATCCAACAGCCGGAGTCGATCAATGGGTAA
- a CDS encoding aldehyde dehydrogenase family protein, whose product MSGVKLGHVIGGKHVAGRDHFESRDPYRGEIVATAPAADPEVVAAAVRAARAAAPEVASMPAYQRAGILRRAADLIGERAAEIGEIMARETGKALADAEGEVKRSTDTISLSGEEAIRIEGSHVPLDGSAMGHGKMAFLMRFPVGVVGAITPFNAPFNLACHKLGPAFAAGNAIVLKPPHQCPLVVHRLVELLYDAGIPRHFIQVVHGGAATGQALVAHPGVDMLTFTGSSRVGAEIRARSGLRPVTLELGGTGQTIVCEDANLDAIAPQLARNAVRLAGQSCISVQNIFAPRKLAAALGDKVAAHMRTLRLGDPMDAHTDLGTLIDEAAAKRVESWVNEAVAGGAKLLCGGVRHGPAYEPTLLTDVRRDMKVVCDEVFGPVASIIAYDDLEEPIREISESPFGLQCGVFTDSTQLAMMLARRLRTGGVIINGTSTWRTDQLAYGGVKDSGIGREGPRYAIRDMTEERLILFNL is encoded by the coding sequence ATGAGCGGCGTGAAACTAGGCCACGTCATCGGCGGCAAGCACGTCGCCGGCAGGGACCACTTCGAGAGCCGCGATCCATATCGTGGCGAGATTGTCGCCACCGCGCCGGCCGCCGATCCTGAGGTTGTGGCAGCCGCCGTCAGGGCGGCCCGCGCTGCCGCCCCCGAAGTTGCGTCGATGCCGGCCTACCAGCGTGCCGGCATCCTGCGGCGAGCCGCGGACCTCATAGGAGAGCGAGCGGCCGAGATCGGCGAGATCATGGCGCGCGAGACCGGCAAGGCGCTGGCCGATGCCGAAGGAGAGGTAAAGCGCTCGACCGACACGATCTCGCTGTCCGGCGAGGAGGCGATCCGCATCGAGGGCAGCCATGTGCCGCTCGACGGCAGTGCGATGGGCCACGGCAAGATGGCTTTTCTCATGCGTTTCCCCGTCGGTGTGGTCGGCGCGATCACGCCGTTCAACGCGCCGTTCAACCTTGCCTGCCACAAGCTTGGCCCGGCCTTTGCCGCCGGCAATGCGATCGTCCTCAAGCCGCCGCATCAATGCCCGCTGGTCGTACATCGCTTGGTCGAGTTGCTCTATGACGCCGGCATTCCACGCCACTTCATCCAGGTCGTTCATGGCGGCGCAGCGACAGGACAAGCCCTTGTTGCACATCCCGGCGTCGACATGCTCACCTTCACCGGCTCCTCCCGCGTGGGCGCAGAGATCAGGGCGCGGTCGGGGCTGAGGCCGGTCACGCTGGAGCTCGGCGGCACCGGGCAGACCATCGTCTGCGAGGACGCCAACCTCGACGCTATCGCCCCGCAGCTCGCCCGCAACGCGGTGCGGCTCGCCGGACAGAGTTGCATCTCCGTGCAGAACATTTTCGCGCCGCGCAAACTCGCTGCCGCGCTGGGCGACAAGGTGGCGGCCCATATGCGGACCCTGAGGTTGGGCGACCCGATGGACGCGCACACCGATTTAGGAACGCTGATCGACGAGGCCGCCGCGAAGCGGGTGGAAAGCTGGGTGAACGAAGCAGTCGCCGGAGGCGCGAAGTTGCTGTGCGGCGGCGTCCGTCACGGCCCCGCCTATGAGCCGACACTCCTGACCGACGTCAGGCGAGACATGAAGGTCGTTTGCGACGAGGTGTTTGGTCCAGTCGCGAGTATCATCGCCTACGATGATCTGGAGGAGCCGATACGCGAGATCTCCGAAAGCCCATTCGGGCTCCAGTGCGGCGTCTTCACCGACAGCACTCAACTCGCGATGATGCTGGCGCGTAGGCTGCGGACCGGCGGCGTCATCATCAACGGTACATCGACATGGCGCACAGATCAGCTTGCCTATGGCGGTGTCAAAGACAGCGGCATCGGTCGCGAGGGACCGCGCTACGCGATCCGCGATATGACCGAAGAGCGGCTGATCCTGTTCAACCTCTGA
- a CDS encoding thiamine pyrophosphate-binding protein translates to MTKTKGGDLIADHLIRARMPYVFGICGHGNVGMLDALYDRRDKIKLISPRHEQTAGHMADAYFRVAHQPVATLTSCGPGSANIPMSVACAQADSSAFLAITANVPTSQFNRAPFQETYMHGQASFPDALRPFVKRSFQPTRVDMLPLALRQATNLLTSGRPGPVNLDVPYNLFQEEAEVELDPMDGAGVANRPGASAEAICAVLDLLLSARTPLIFVGHGVTLSKASKELTELQHRLQIPQVASPNGMGTLDMTDPLSLGFIGRNGTFTANQAGRHADVVLAIGARFDDRSASSWKQGYSWNIPPTRLIHVDIDPTEIGRNYEPMVGILADARTFIRQLLAELERRGISRHLGTAEWLSRIAGWRREWQAFIRPNFEIDTDPMRPERVVADIRQVAPEDTILVPDSGSHHNWFMQFWECRRPQSMLNTWGYSAMGFGVSGVLGAKLAAPDHPCIAVVGDGGFTMTPHVLCTAVEYDIPAIWVVWNNYAWGAIRDLQHGVFGGREIGTSFTRGLNGQPYNPDFAALARAHGVDGVKVSRSSDFRDALRVALASGRPYLIDLEVDPGVKPPSTGSWELPPMPAPEPAFGSAWSPAR, encoded by the coding sequence ATGACCAAGACCAAAGGCGGTGACCTGATCGCCGATCACCTCATCCGGGCCCGTATGCCCTACGTGTTCGGCATATGCGGGCATGGCAATGTCGGCATGCTCGACGCGCTCTATGATCGTCGGGACAAGATCAAGCTGATCTCGCCGCGCCATGAGCAGACGGCCGGCCATATGGCTGATGCCTACTTCCGCGTGGCCCACCAGCCGGTGGCAACGCTGACTTCGTGCGGCCCGGGCTCGGCCAATATTCCGATGTCGGTGGCCTGCGCCCAGGCGGACAGCTCGGCCTTCCTCGCCATAACTGCAAACGTGCCGACCTCGCAGTTCAACCGAGCCCCGTTCCAGGAAACCTACATGCACGGCCAGGCGAGCTTTCCAGATGCGCTTCGTCCGTTCGTGAAGCGATCGTTCCAGCCGACACGCGTGGACATGCTGCCGCTGGCGCTGCGCCAGGCGACCAACCTCCTCACCTCGGGCCGGCCAGGTCCGGTCAACCTCGACGTGCCCTATAATCTGTTTCAGGAGGAGGCGGAGGTGGAGCTGGACCCGATGGACGGTGCAGGCGTGGCGAACCGTCCAGGCGCGTCGGCCGAAGCAATTTGCGCAGTGCTCGACCTGTTGCTGTCCGCACGCACGCCGCTGATATTCGTCGGCCACGGCGTTACTCTGTCGAAGGCCAGCAAGGAACTGACTGAACTGCAGCACCGGCTGCAGATTCCGCAGGTCGCCTCGCCCAACGGCATGGGCACGCTCGACATGACCGATCCATTGTCGCTCGGCTTCATCGGCCGCAACGGCACCTTTACGGCTAACCAGGCCGGCCGCCATGCGGATGTAGTGCTCGCCATCGGTGCTCGGTTCGACGATCGGTCGGCCTCCTCGTGGAAGCAGGGCTATTCGTGGAACATACCCCCCACGCGGCTCATCCACGTCGATATCGATCCCACCGAAATCGGCCGCAACTACGAGCCGATGGTCGGCATCCTGGCCGACGCTCGCACCTTCATCCGCCAGTTGCTGGCCGAGTTGGAGCGGCGCGGGATCAGCAGACATCTCGGGACCGCCGAATGGCTTTCGCGCATTGCCGGGTGGCGGCGCGAGTGGCAGGCCTTCATCAGGCCCAATTTCGAGATCGATACCGACCCTATGCGACCCGAGCGCGTCGTCGCCGATATCAGGCAGGTCGCGCCGGAAGACACGATCCTTGTACCGGATTCGGGATCCCATCATAACTGGTTCATGCAGTTCTGGGAGTGTCGTCGACCACAATCTATGCTCAATACCTGGGGCTATTCCGCCATGGGTTTCGGCGTGTCCGGCGTGCTGGGCGCCAAGCTTGCGGCGCCCGACCACCCCTGCATCGCGGTTGTGGGTGATGGCGGTTTCACCATGACCCCGCACGTGCTTTGCACGGCGGTCGAATATGACATACCGGCGATCTGGGTTGTCTGGAACAACTATGCCTGGGGCGCCATCCGCGACCTCCAGCACGGCGTGTTCGGCGGCAGGGAAATCGGCACCTCGTTCACACGCGGTCTCAACGGCCAGCCCTACAATCCCGACTTCGCAGCGCTGGCGCGGGCCCATGGGGTCGATGGCGTGAAGGTCAGCCGTTCAAGCGACTTTCGCGACGCGCTGCGAGTAGCGCTGGCATCCGGTCGGCCTTACCTCATCGACCTGGAGGTCGACCCCGGCGTAAAGCCGCCATCGACCGGCTCGTGGGAATTGCCGCCGATGCCGGCGCCCGAACCGGCTTTCGGCAGCGCATGGAGCCCGGCGCGATGA
- a CDS encoding tripartite tricarboxylate transporter permease, with product MENLLAAFDLVFRLDVLLVILLSSVYGILVGAMPGISATLAVAMLVPITYFMEPVAALAAISTAVAMAIFSGDLPGALLRIPGVPASAAYTEESHEMTLKGQGGTGLMISLLCSVIGGIIGTVALSVLAPTLAKFALAFRYQEYFWLAAIGLSTAALVAGNSPAKGLISLCVGLMLSTVGLDMITGSPRFTFGSVSMMEGINFVSVMIGVFAVAEVMRCLTHPPRGDTRASRVQHIDFGKAFRVMWRYKGQMSIGSTIGIVIGAIPGAGSDIAAWVSYGLSRRLSKTPELYGTGHPEGIVSASASNNASSSTTWVPSLVFGIPGDSVTAIVIGVLLLKGLEPGPLVFVENAPLVYSIFVSFFIANLFLIPIGYLSIKLASQILRVPNTVLMPIVLTFTIVGAFAINNSIMGVTVALVAGVVSFFMQENDYPVAPLILGMVIGPIIEQSFMQAMIAQNGSLSAFFSRPLAAGLGILTILIWVSPLIAMIRSNQRRRRQPAEASHA from the coding sequence ATGGAAAATCTGCTCGCCGCCTTTGACCTCGTCTTCCGCCTGGATGTCTTGCTCGTCATCCTGCTGTCGAGCGTCTACGGCATCCTCGTCGGCGCCATGCCCGGCATCTCCGCGACACTTGCCGTCGCGATGCTGGTACCGATCACGTATTTCATGGAGCCGGTGGCGGCGCTGGCGGCCATATCCACCGCCGTCGCCATGGCGATCTTCTCCGGCGACCTGCCGGGCGCATTGCTGCGGATCCCCGGAGTGCCCGCGTCGGCGGCTTATACCGAAGAATCCCACGAGATGACGCTCAAGGGCCAGGGCGGCACGGGGCTGATGATCTCGCTGCTCTGCTCTGTCATCGGCGGCATTATCGGCACCGTCGCCCTGTCGGTTCTGGCGCCCACGTTGGCGAAGTTCGCGTTGGCTTTCCGCTACCAGGAGTATTTTTGGCTCGCGGCCATCGGGCTCAGCACGGCGGCCCTGGTCGCAGGCAACTCTCCGGCGAAGGGCCTGATCTCGCTATGCGTCGGCCTGATGCTGTCGACCGTCGGCCTCGACATGATCACCGGGTCGCCGCGCTTCACCTTCGGCAGCGTGTCGATGATGGAAGGGATCAACTTCGTTTCGGTGATGATCGGCGTGTTCGCCGTCGCTGAGGTGATGCGCTGCTTGACGCACCCGCCGCGGGGCGACACGCGCGCGTCGCGGGTGCAACACATCGACTTCGGCAAAGCGTTCCGAGTGATGTGGCGCTACAAGGGTCAAATGTCGATTGGCTCCACCATCGGCATCGTGATCGGCGCGATACCCGGCGCGGGCTCCGACATCGCCGCCTGGGTCTCCTACGGCCTGTCCAGGCGGCTTTCGAAGACCCCCGAACTCTACGGTACCGGCCACCCCGAGGGGATCGTTTCTGCCAGCGCCTCGAACAATGCGTCAAGCTCAACGACCTGGGTGCCTTCGCTGGTGTTCGGAATTCCCGGCGATTCCGTCACCGCCATCGTGATCGGCGTGCTGCTGCTCAAGGGACTTGAACCGGGGCCGCTGGTGTTCGTCGAGAACGCGCCACTGGTTTATTCGATCTTCGTCTCGTTCTTCATTGCGAACCTGTTCCTGATCCCCATCGGATACCTGTCGATCAAGCTCGCCAGCCAGATTCTGCGCGTGCCGAACACGGTACTGATGCCGATCGTGCTCACATTCACAATCGTCGGTGCTTTCGCCATCAACAATTCGATAATGGGCGTGACCGTCGCCCTTGTCGCAGGCGTTGTCTCATTCTTCATGCAGGAGAACGACTACCCGGTCGCGCCGCTCATTCTCGGCATGGTTATCGGTCCGATCATCGAGCAGAGCTTCATGCAGGCGATGATCGCGCAGAACGGCAGTCTCTCGGCCTTCTTCAGCCGGCCGCTCGCGGCGGGCCTGGGCATCCTCACGATCCTCATCTGGGTCAGCCCGCTCATCGCAATGATCCGCAGCAATCAACGTCGCCGGCGTCAGCCGGCCGAGGCCAGCCATGCTTGA
- a CDS encoding tripartite tricarboxylate transporter TctB family protein — translation MKANDTITGGIFLAIAIFTFVYAGTFSSLPGVKYGPDLFPRLISILMGLGGIALIVGSARRTGGLPLFTLAPWARRPRNHAILASVVASIVFYILGSERLGFLLSGFLMLGGLLAVTRGTSKLLSSAVVAAGVTVILYLIFARLLRVPLPMGAIELMMVR, via the coding sequence ATGAAAGCAAATGACACAATCACCGGTGGGATATTTCTCGCCATCGCCATCTTCACGTTCGTTTATGCCGGAACGTTCTCGTCGTTGCCGGGGGTGAAGTACGGCCCCGATCTGTTCCCCCGGCTGATCTCCATCCTGATGGGGTTGGGCGGTATCGCGCTGATCGTCGGCTCCGCCAGGCGAACCGGCGGGCTGCCGCTCTTCACCCTGGCACCGTGGGCGCGGCGACCGCGCAATCACGCCATCCTCGCCTCAGTGGTCGCCAGCATCGTCTTCTACATCCTGGGTTCGGAGCGGCTGGGTTTCCTGCTCTCCGGATTCCTGATGCTCGGTGGTCTGCTCGCCGTGACCCGGGGCACGTCGAAGCTATTGTCCAGCGCCGTCGTCGCCGCTGGGGTGACTGTCATTCTCTACTTGATCTTTGCTCGGCTCCTGCGCGTGCCGCTGCCCATGGGCGCCATCGAATTGATGATGGTACGCTGA
- a CDS encoding tripartite tricarboxylate transporter substrate binding protein, which produces MTALAMAVPAKAQDYPNRPVTMIVPWAAGGGTDILVRALTPAMEPVLGQPINVVNRTGGSGLVGHTAMAQSAPDGYNIGTINVDLSQLVCSGLTDLDADKFTQIALLNVEHSAVIVKKESKFNTLAEAIDAIKSNPPGTFTASGSGAGSIYHLAWVGLMVAAGIEPDRVTWVPSQGGGPSLQDVSSGAVDFVTPPLSDSKVLLDAGTIKALGTMSPERNAVFPDVPTIKEAIGVEWSLATWRMIGAPAGLPDDIKAKVLTAVKAGYESEPFQKFMKERGFSFSWLGPDEARAFHAAQDKAICDVMKVAGMVK; this is translated from the coding sequence TTGACCGCCCTGGCGATGGCTGTCCCTGCCAAGGCTCAGGACTATCCGAACCGTCCGGTCACGATGATCGTGCCCTGGGCGGCCGGCGGCGGCACCGACATCCTGGTGCGTGCGCTGACGCCCGCGATGGAGCCCGTGCTCGGCCAGCCGATAAATGTGGTGAACCGCACCGGCGGCTCGGGCCTCGTAGGCCACACGGCGATGGCTCAGTCGGCGCCCGACGGTTACAATATCGGCACCATAAACGTCGACCTGAGCCAACTGGTCTGCTCGGGACTCACCGACCTCGACGCAGACAAGTTCACGCAGATCGCCCTGCTCAATGTCGAGCATTCGGCGGTCATCGTGAAGAAGGAATCGAAATTCAACACGCTGGCCGAGGCGATCGACGCGATCAAATCGAACCCGCCCGGCACTTTCACGGCGTCGGGTTCCGGCGCGGGCAGCATATATCACCTCGCATGGGTTGGTCTGATGGTCGCCGCCGGCATCGAGCCGGATCGCGTGACCTGGGTGCCGTCCCAGGGTGGTGGGCCTTCGCTGCAGGACGTTTCGTCAGGCGCCGTCGACTTCGTGACGCCGCCCCTGTCCGACTCCAAGGTCTTGCTGGATGCAGGCACGATCAAGGCGCTCGGCACCATGAGCCCTGAGCGCAACGCCGTGTTCCCCGACGTGCCAACCATCAAGGAAGCTATCGGTGTGGAGTGGAGCCTTGCCACCTGGCGCATGATCGGGGCGCCCGCGGGCCTTCCCGACGATATCAAGGCAAAGGTGCTGACGGCGGTGAAGGCCGGTTATGAAAGCGAGCCGTTTCAGAAGTTCATGAAGGAGCGCGGTTTCTCTTTCTCGTGGCTCGGGCCTGACGAGGCGCGTGCCTTCCATGCTGCGCAGGACAAGGCGATCTGCGACGTGATGAAAGTCGCGGGCATGGTGAAGTAA
- a CDS encoding IclR family transcriptional regulator: protein MEPEKTERDENRIQSLERGFMVLEMVARSRDGITLSELSRKLDLHTSTLYHLTRTLVALGYLRTGPDDKRYRMGRGIYQIASACLDEAELSATVEPYLDRLAAATGEATHFAIWERRKALILTRREGPNALQISERAGTLRPVYCTAIGKVLLSGLTEDVYEQYVAEIDFAPVTANTLRDAQSLRLQVDRTRREGIAYDDCEFNPEVRCMAAPVRDFRGRVLGAIGFSGPVWRLSLAGMNDYISITRSIAAEVSEHLGFRPGQIAPDTRSGKRRANG, encoded by the coding sequence ATGGAGCCTGAAAAAACCGAGCGTGACGAGAACCGGATCCAATCGCTGGAGCGCGGGTTCATGGTGCTGGAAATGGTTGCGCGCAGCCGCGATGGCATCACACTGTCCGAACTTAGCCGGAAGCTCGATCTGCACACGAGCACGCTCTACCACCTGACACGAACTCTGGTTGCGCTCGGCTACCTGCGCACTGGTCCGGACGACAAGCGATACCGTATGGGACGCGGGATCTATCAGATTGCCTCGGCGTGCCTGGACGAGGCCGAGCTCAGCGCCACGGTCGAGCCGTATCTTGACCGCCTCGCCGCAGCAACGGGAGAAGCCACACACTTCGCGATCTGGGAGCGGCGCAAGGCTCTGATCCTGACGCGACGCGAAGGACCAAATGCGCTTCAGATCTCCGAGCGTGCCGGAACCTTGCGCCCCGTCTATTGCACGGCCATCGGCAAGGTGCTGCTCTCGGGGCTCACCGAGGACGTCTATGAACAATACGTTGCCGAGATCGACTTCGCGCCGGTGACCGCGAACACGCTTCGCGATGCACAATCGCTGCGGCTTCAGGTCGATCGGACGCGGCGCGAGGGCATCGCCTATGACGACTGCGAATTCAACCCGGAGGTCAGGTGCATGGCCGCCCCCGTGCGCGATTTCCGCGGTCGGGTGCTCGGTGCAATCGGGTTCTCGGGACCGGTGTGGCGTCTCTCGCTCGCAGGCATGAACGACTACATTTCCATCACGCGCTCGATCGCGGCGGAGGTGTCCGAGCATTTGGGCTTCCGGCCGGGCCAGATCGCACCCGACACTCGTAGCGGAAAGCGAAGAGCCAATGGGTGA